A region from the Dysidea avara chromosome 15, odDysAvar1.4, whole genome shotgun sequence genome encodes:
- the LOC136245534 gene encoding uncharacterized protein: protein MSIDINKDLDDSDAGSLTIKVLYSLVHILKDHKTKPNHKKLMTIVPIAVKLDDVAAEVEEAAPTLVVTGTLNEVKEVGVVVEQAMLFKCTPVEVPVYLLAAYYAYNMQYPEGLESFYMFLEHIVLEKAPPKKMPANLAHFITYIHSL, encoded by the exons ATGTCTATTGATATTAACAAAGATTTGGATGATTCagatg CTGGAAGCTTAACCATTAAAGTTTTGTACAGCCTAGTTCACATCTTAAAAGATCATAAAACCAAGCCGAACCATAAAAAACTTATGACGATTGTCCCG ATTGCTGTTAAGCTTGATGATGTTGCAGCCGAGGTAGAAGAAGCAGCACCCACTTTAGTAGTAACAGGAACTCTTAATGAGGTGAAAGAGGTGGGTGTTGTGGTTGAGCAGGCAATGCTGTTCAAGTGCACACCAGTGGAGGTTCCAGTGTATTTATTGGCAGCATACTATGCATATAATATGCAGTACCCAGAAGGGCTAGAGAGCTTTTATATGTTCTTGGAGCACATTGTGCTGGAAAAGGCCCCTCCAAAGAAAATGCCAGCCAACTTGGCTCACTTTATAACTTATATACATTCACTATAA